The sequence tttttttccccctttaaaatatgctgaagGAGGCATTGTTTTATCCTGATGCTCTCCCTTTCTGTATTGCTAATTTTGAGGGGACCTTTGTGGTGATAGGTGAGATAAGTAACAAcgacaaaacatatttttagtaCAGTGAATGCTTCTCAGTGTCATGGGCTGCTTCTGCATACAGGCTGTTCCTTAAATTGTGGCGGGGGCAGGGTTGGAGTGTACATGTTGTAAGCCTTTGTGTCTTCTTTCCAAGTTAGTGGCATGTAAGACATCAGAAATAAAGCTAGACACGTGATGTATGACAATGTATGATTAAAAATTGTATACTATGCATTTTCATATTAAAGGACTGGAGTTCCTTAAGACCTGTAGTTGTAATTACGTGAATTTGGTACAGCCTTTAAGtttcctaatttttcttttgtgcttcaAGTTGTGtttccagtttcatttcatttttgtggcagcacagaaggaaagCCCTACCACATGTTACAGCTTCTCCCCTCTCAGATGATCTAGGTGCATACGCGTGCAGTCAACCCGATGATCTCCGAAAATGCCAGCCTAGCAGTAGGCACacctgctctctgcctgctctgctttccGATCAGGAGAGAGGTGGGAGGGATGAGAGCTGGTGTTTGGAGCAGGTTcttgctgtggggctgcctcGGGGGCAGTCTTTTTGCCATGGACTCTTCGTAGCCAGCAGGAGAAGTGGGTGCAGGCTAAATAAATTGTGTTGGTGGTTGCAGCTTGTCTCTGACCAGGGGTtttcagcaggagagcagcgtTTGGCAAAGATTGACACCTTGCTTGGCGTCAGCTGTGTGCATTGGGCCTTTGCTTCTGCTCAGATGCAAGACTTGGCAGCACCAGGACCGTGTAAGATGTAGAGCCTGGGGTCATCCCAGTGCTTTTCTCTactcttgtttcttttcagtggtaGTAATGAGATACACTTCTGCAGATTGAATGTATTGCAGACAGCAGGACATCAAATATAATTGCTGCTCTAATATTAACAAGGAGGGGATGCAACAACTTTTTGAGCAGTGTCCCACCTTTATACTTTAATATGTGCTCATTTTGGGTATTAGGAAACTTGGAGATGAATTCAGAACAACCTAAATTGCACGGGTTAAAAGATGTTAGGAGACGGTACTCTATTAGCCTGGTTCGCTACGTGTCAGGGAGCACAGTAACATTCCTGTTCCCTAAATAGTTTCTCCCTTTTATGTCTGTGTGCCTCAGACATACCTTTGCAGTCTGGACCCCGTTCTGAGATCTCCTTCCCTCGTTCTTGTGTAGGAGGGCCCCATTCTTCTCCCACACTAGTAattcttctccttccttgcagctgtttttcctgcagCGCTGTCAGTGTCACCACAGAGCTGAAGGATGTTGTCATGGAGTGTCTGAACACTTGCTCCTGCCCGCCTTGCTgatctgcagagagcagcagattGTGCAGACAGCACTAGTTCCTTAAAGCTAATCCGGATGGTCTGTGTAATCCCGAACTTTTTTTGGCTTGCTACCTAACACAGTTGGGTTCACCGTTGGTGATGCTAAGAGTGATGCTAGCGGAGGGAACGCCATCAACTCGTTTGTAAGGTCCTGGCTTGACTCCAGCGAGGATTTCACTGCCTGTGGTTTTGTAGCTTAGTCATGgactattaaaaaatatctcagCCCTTTCCAAAGATGAAAAGGCCTTAGGCCTTAATGGCCTGAAATTGGCCTGCAAGCGcttaatatattataaattcAAAATTGATTTGAATGTGTAAAGCACACTTTACATAGGCATAGATGTTGGCTGCgattaattttataaaaatgctaAGCCAAGACCTTTTGGTTTTGAGAAACAAGGGTGTGGCTGAAGTGGAGGTTTACATGACTggaatacacatttttttaatgtgtagaAGAGGCTTTAAGGCTGATATGTCTCATTTGCCTCTTCTGCCAAATGCCTTTAAAAGAGAGTGTTTCTTTATGAAAATTCAGACGTTGTCCTACTCTTTCTTCTGAACATCTATCCTCAGCACTtttaaaagtggaagaaaagctGCCCTGCTTTGAGATGAGAGTAGATTTGCTGTATAAGTCTTCAATATCTGCTTGTATTTGACATCTGTGAAAGAATTCCTGTAATAAACTAACTCCTCGGGTTTAAGTACATCTCATGGTGACATGGGATCCTGACAAGTAGATTGCCTTTGATTATCATCTTTTAGTTTTGTAAGATTGagctattactttttttaagcACAATTTTCTGAAGACCAAGAGAATAAAGAAGTGAATGTAAACCACCTTTTTATAATTAAGATCTTGCACTTTAAATGTGTAcattcttttattaatattgtaCCAGTATAATTAAGTAAATGAATGTTTTCCGTTGTGTATTCTGACTGTCCTTTACAACTCTAAGCTACATAGTACACAGCTGGCCTTTTACTAGATATAAGTCTGTAcagttttatgtaaatatttgcattgctCTTGTACTTAAACTTCCGTGCAAGCCCTGGGGAGCTGGATCTGAGGTAGTGTTAAGATTTCTACTTTTAAAGATTTGGTCCttgattttttcctaatttttttgATTCAAGTTCTGTGTTAAACTGTTTTAggcttaatatatttttcatttgttttggaCAGCGCATTATCTTCAGGAAATGGCCTCTTCTAAGTCCTTGATGAACGTTCTAACCTTCAGTTTTGGATCTGCAATAGGATTTTTCCTATGCTATCTTCTGTTTAGCATGATACTTGAAGAAAAGGTTGAAATCCAACCTCATATTCTTCACAATGATCCACATGGCCAACACGCAGCAGATACAGATAACGATCAGTTGCAAGGACAAATGAATTTCAATGCAGACTCGGGACAGCACAAAGGTATCTTGTTACACCTGACTAATGATATAGGGTGTTCCCTTTTCATGTAttgcaaaatgttgttttctttactgcCAAAATTTTGTATgagtcattttctttcacttgccAATGTTCAGGTTACACCTAAATAATTTTGATCTCCCAAGGTCTGCTGAATGGTGGTTGTCTTCAATTACATCACGGCagtgatttttccctttccccttggAGCCTGTTTGTCCAAGTACTGTGTCCAGACTTGGCAGTTTCTTTAGGAAGTTTAGAATTTCTCTGTAGGAACTTCTCAGACGAACCATTGACATCAAATGTGATTTATTAAGGAGATATATTTGCTAGTGCTGTAGATGTGGTTGAATTGCTTTTTAGCTTTTAGAAGGTAATTTTGGACCATTTCTAACATATGATCTAACCTCTCAGATGAAGctaaaaagaggggaaaaaaaaaaaagaagaaggaagaaaagcagcaatgtgTCACTGGGCCCTCCTTACTAGGCTGATTATGTGGCAATCCAAAGACAAATTGGTGTTCTCAGTCAAAACCAGAGAAATttgtttacacttttttttttttaaagatggtAGACCCATCTAATATTTCAGGTATACTTTTACATTTGACACATCTCATTATATGAGTTCATTCTAAATCCTAAAAGCGGGCAGTATCTGAACTGGGGCAGTTCAGATTAGAAAAAATGCTTGCGCTATAATGCGTTTGCTGAACAAAGACATTAGTAAGTAATTTGTTATTTCAAGTTATTTAAATTGCAAACTCTGTAAGACAAATTTGTGAGTGCTTTGCATGTAATCACAGAAAACTGTTGCAAAGAAATCCTTGAAAAGGTTATACGGGAATATTTTAGGACCTATGGTGCAGATCTCCCTCTCCATGGAACGTTCTGTTCTATGAGTTAGCATCACTCTGTGTGTGTCAGTTGATAGGTTTCTTTGAGGGAAATGAACACTCTGGCACCATGGAAAACATTATATTGCATACCTTTTGTTCAGCACAGCAATAGAAGGTTCATACTATGCTATTTTACTACTTCTGACATCTTATAAATAAGATTTATCATGATATTATGATAAGTTCTTTTGTTCTGGCTTACCATctgctttttcccttcaaaacCACATtgcttttttagaaatatttattagatTCTGTTTGTTAGCATAAAATTACATAACAAAGCTGAGAAGTTTTTTGACCTTTTTGTTGCAGTCGTGTTCACTGTGAATGGCAAAAATACTCAGTTTTTAAATTGTCATTCGTTTTCCAGTGCCATAAAAAGGATGGCTTCTGATAGTTTTTGTGTACAAATGAAGACATTCTAAAGTCACACTTTCTCAAACAGATTCCCATTTTGATGTCAAATCAAAATTTATCTTTTGAAGTCAAAGTAGCttgaagaattttaatttcttggtTTGgggagttttgtttttctaaatgtgaagttaatttcatttggaaacaaagacttctctgtcttttctgatTTAGGAATGGAACGTTTGGGGAGACGTTGttcttggatttattttacCACTCAGTGAAGTCTAATGCTTtcaaattttcctcttttttttttttttttttttttagatgagaataaaaatgttgcagaTGGACTGTATCAGAAGGTGAAAATACTTTGTTGGGTCATGACTGGACCTCAAAATCTAGAAAAGAAAGCCAGGCATGTTAAGGCCACTTGGGCCCAACGttgtaataaaatactttttatgagCTCTGCGGAAAATAAAGACTTCCCAGCTGTGGGCCTAGAAACCAAAGAAGGCAGGGATCAACTGTACTGGAAGACTATTAAAGCTTTTCAATACGTGTATGACCATTATTTTGATGCTGCAGATTGGTTCATGAAAGCGGATGATGATACATACGTTATACTGGACAATTTGAGATGGcttctttcaaaatacagtcCTGAACAACCGATATACTTTGGAAGAAGGTTTAAGCCTTACGTGAAACAGGGCTACATGAGTGGAGGAGCAGGGTATGTTCTAAGCAAAGAAGCTCTGAAGAGATTTGttactgcatttaaaacaaacaaatgctcTCACAGTTCCTCTATTGAAGACCTAGCACTAGGAAGGTGCATGGAGATCATCAATGTAGAAGCAGGAGATTCTAGAGATACAAATGGCAGGGAAACCTTTCATCCCTTCGTTCCAGAACATCTCCTAATCAGAGGATACCTACCAAAAACATTCTGGTACTGGAATTACAATTATTACCCTGCTGTAGAGGTAAGCCTTTAGGAACCTGACAACTGTTTTATGAAATTCATCTTATGATGGTATGATGTGTGTATTGGCATATTAATGGCAGCTAAATGTGTTCTAGAAAAGAAGATTTTGTTGTGACTTCCTGAGAAATACCTCTGAGCAGACTCATTAAACACAGTAGTCATCAACTAAAACTTGATGCTAAGAACTTAAGGTCCTGGAAGAAGTAATGAATCTGGAATTATTATTGCTGTCTTCCTATGTTCTGTGGACAACAAGAAATGATTAAATCTTTCCAATAGGTTTGTCTGGTGTCATCACCACTGCCTTCCTTGCAAAGTTACCGCTCTGTTTTGTACCTTCATGTCCCATGTAGTAGCTTCTCTTCCAGCCACCCACCTACCAGAGTGCAATGAGAAGGGAGTCCAGTGAGGTTCATTACAAGCTGTGTGTTAAAACTAATATTTGtttcttatgtttttatatgCTTCCTCATCCTTCGgggtgtttttcttcattttatcttacagttttaattttggCTGGCTTTGCTTAAATTAAGTTTCCAACTTGAGTATTTATTTGTTCAGCTCAACCGTTTGAACTTTCACTTTCAACTGTTTTCATGGAAAAGAatagtcatttttcatttagatttttGCATATCTTTGTATGCCATATGCTCAGTTACAGGATTTTTTGCCCTAAGATTAGCGTTGATAAGAAATTTCCAAGTGTAAAAAATACCTGAATCAAAGACATTGTCTCAAAGCTGAATCAGAGCTAGTCAAAACCAATTTGTAAAAAATGTGTTAACAGCCATCTTTTAGCTCTTCAAAATGCTTAGTAAtgtcaaataatttaataaatttaaataaataaatataataccTCCTAACTGATTCATTACAGCAGCTGCCTCTATGTAGAAAGTTAGATACTGGCAAACCAGGCAGTGCTCGAGCACACAGAGGTACACATGAGCATGTTTGGCCTTTGTATTCTGGATAACTGATAGCATGATAACAAGCGTGTATTGTGTCATATATAAATGCAAGTGTattgtttcatttataaatacaatataCTTATACCTGCTTGATGCtgcttaattttgtttaaacactgacataaaaagtgaaatatggaaaagaaagaacaccCTCTGGCATTTATGAGAGCAGCTGGTTTCTTCATTGGCATGGCTACAGAGGCAAAAGATTTTGTCCAACTGTGCTTTTGGAAAGATGAGTTGGCAAATGTGTCTGATTAATATTAAGCAAGCAAAATGGATTAAGCTTTGAAATACATGAATGATGATGGTGAGTTTCTTCCCATGAAGTCAAGTGTGTGTTTGAATTCTTCCTACAGTATGCAGGGCATGCTCTGGAATTCTTCCTGATTATTTTgacttgttttg comes from Aythya fuligula isolate bAytFul2 chromosome 2, bAytFul2.pri, whole genome shotgun sequence and encodes:
- the C1GALT1 gene encoding glycoprotein-N-acetylgalactosamine 3-beta-galactosyltransferase 1 yields the protein MASSKSLMNVLTFSFGSAIGFFLCYLLFSMILEEKVEIQPHILHNDPHGQHAADTDNDQLQGQMNFNADSGQHKDENKNVADGLYQKVKILCWVMTGPQNLEKKARHVKATWAQRCNKILFMSSAENKDFPAVGLETKEGRDQLYWKTIKAFQYVYDHYFDAADWFMKADDDTYVILDNLRWLLSKYSPEQPIYFGRRFKPYVKQGYMSGGAGYVLSKEALKRFVTAFKTNKCSHSSSIEDLALGRCMEIINVEAGDSRDTNGRETFHPFVPEHLLIRGYLPKTFWYWNYNYYPAVEGPGCCSDLAVSFHYVDSMTMYHLEYLIYHLRPYGYLYRYNPDSAKNLEEQNKNEALEDNQKLKQTISEN